The genomic window GATCACGCCGGCAAGGCCCAGCGCCACCCCGGCCATGCGACGCATCTGCAAGGTCTCGTCGCCTGCCGCCGCCATCACCACCACAGTGAACAGCGGCGTGGTCGCATTCAGGATCGAGGCCAGCCCGCTCGGAATGAAGGTCTGGCCGATCACGATGAGCGAGAACGGAATGACGTTGTTGAGCAGCCCGATCGCGACGAACGGCCTCCAGCCTGTGGCGCCCTTGGGAAGACCGATGCCCTGCGCGCGCAGCAGCGGAAGCAGGATAGCAGCGCCAAGCGCAACGCGCAGGAATACCAGCGTCAGCGGCGGCAATTCCCGTAAGCCTGCGCCATTGAAGAAGAACGAGCCACCCCAGAGCACCGACAGCACGGCGAGGAGCGACCAATCGCGCGCATCGATCCGGTTATCGTTGGGTGGCATGGCGTCTCACCTCGGCGGCCGAGCCATCGCCTAGAACGCTGCGGTGGACAGTGCCACCCGATTTCCGATGAAGCACCGGCTTACAAAACCGGTGCTCGGAATGAATGGAGCGGCCAAGGCGGCCCCATGTTGATACACCCGCCTACGAGAATTTCTTCGGCCGCGATACCAGCTCGATCATCCGGCCTTCATCATCGTCGGGCATCACGGCCTTCGCCTGCGCATAGGCCTCGACAGCGGCGCGTGCGACCAGCGGCTTATCAGCCAGCAGACTCTCGGCGAGCTCCACCGCATAGGCGGCATCCTTGTGCCGCAGCGCCGCCGTGAAGGTCGCGACGCCGAAGTCGCGAGCGACCATGCGCTTGGAGTGGCGCTGCACCTGTGGGCTTGCGGCGACGCCCGCCTGGATCGACTCCAGCACGAGGTTCATGTCGAGCCCGGCCTGCTCGGCGATCGCAAGCCCCTCGGCAAGGCCGGCGATCTGGATCGCGCCCAAGAGATTGTTGATGAGCTTGTAGACCGTGCCGGTGCCGACCGCGCCGAAATGGCGGATGGTTGAGCCGATTGGGTCGAGATAAGGCCGCGCGCGCTCGAGATCGGCCGCATTGGCACCAACCAGCAGCGTCAGCTTTCCGCTAGCGGCCGCATCGGGCAATCCGGTCACGGGGCAGTCGATGTAAATGAGCCCGCGCGCGTTCAGCTCGCGGCCCATCTCGCGGGCATGGTCATAGGAGACGGTCGAGCATTCGATGCCGATGGTGCCGGCCTTCGCGGTCTTGGCCGCGCCCTTGGGCCCGAGCCAGACCGCACGCGAGGCCTCGTCATCGGCGACCATGGTCACGACCGCATCGGCATCGATCGCGGCGTCCTCAGGCGAGGTCGCCCATTGCGCGCCGCGGGCGATCAGGTCTTCCGCTTTGGCCTTGCTGCGATTCCACAGCGTCACCGTGAAACCGGCATCGAGATAGCGGCCGGCCATGCCGTGCCCCATCCGCCCAAGCCCGATGAAGGCGACGCGGGCCATGATCAATCCACGTCCTCGATGTCGCCGCTGGTGGTGCCGAAGGCGCGCTGCGCCAGCGTCGCGGCCATGAAGTCGTCGAGCTCGCCATTGAGCACGCCGGATGTGTCCGAGGTCTGCACCCCCGTGCGCAAATCCTTCACCATCTGGTAGGGCTGCAGCACGTACGAGCGGATCTGGTGGCCCCAGCCGATATCGGTCTTGGCAGCCTGGTCGGCGGCCGCCTTCTCCTCGCGCTTCTTCAGTTCGATCTCGTAAAGGCGAGCACGCAGCATGTCCCAGGCCTGCGCGCGGTTCTTGTGTTGGGAGCGGCCGGCCTGACAGACCACCGCGACACCAGTCGGAATATGCGTCAGGCGCACCGCGGATTCGGTCTTGTTGACGTGCTGACCGCCGGCACCGCCCGAACGCATGGTGTCGGTGCGGACGTCGGACTCCTTGATGTCGATCTTGATGCTGTCGTCGATGACGGGGAATACCTGCACGCTCGAGAACGAGGTGTGCCGCCGCGCGTTGGAGTCGAACGGCGAGATGCGCACCAGGCGATGCACACCCGCTTCGGTCTTCAGCCAGCCATAGGCGTTGTGGCCGGAAACCTGGATGGTCGCCGACTTGATGCCGGCCTCTTCACCCTCGGATTCTTCCAGAAATTCGACCTTGAAGCCGTGGGTTTCGGCCCAGCGCGTGTACATGCGCAAGAGCATCTGCGCCCAGTCCTGGCTTTCGGTGCCGCCAGCGCCGGCATGGACTTCGAGATAGGAATCGAAGCGGTCGGCCTCGCCCGACAGCAGCGCCTCGAGTTCACGCCGCGCCACCTCCTTCTTGAGGTTCTTCAGCGCGGCTTCGGCCTCGGCAACGACACCGTCATCGCCCTCGGCCTCGCCGAGCTCGATCATGCCGATATCGTCTTCGAGCTCCTGCTCGACCTTGCCGATGCCCGACAGCGCATCCTCGAGCGAGGTGCGCTCCTGCATCAGTTTCTGGGCTTTCTGGGGATCGTTCCAGAGATCGGGATCTTCTGCGAGCTTGTTCAGCTCAGCGAGGCGCGCCGTCGATTTCTCGACGTCAAAGATGCCTCCTCAGCAGCCCGACTGACTGCTTGATCTCTTCTACCAACCGCTCGATTTCGGCACGCATGTCGTTCTCTGATGTCGCGGAATTGTTCCGGGTTCGATTGCAACGGGATGTAACGGCGGCGGCGCCAAAGCGCAACCGCCCGCTCCCTCAAACGTCAGCGTTATCCGCTAAAGCATGATCCGGAAAAGTGCGCAGCGGCTTTCCGAAAAGATCATGCTCGAACAACAACCTAAAGCGCGATGACGATCCTAATCTCGTCGCGCTTTAGTACAGCCCGCCGGTGCCCGGCCGCATGAAGAAGCCGGAATCCGGCTGCTGCTGCTGCGACGCCGGCATGCGCCCGTCGGCATCGGCCACGCCGATGACCGAATAATTATCCGGCGGCGCCGTGCCCGGCTTGAAGGCTTCGAGGATGGTTCCGCCGGTCTCGCCGGGACCTGCGCGCATGCCGGTCTTGGAGACAACGCGCACGAGCTTGATGCCGGCCGGCACCTTGAACGGAACGGCGGGCTTGTCGGCGAGCGCAAGCTTGAGGAAATCGCGCGCGATGGGAGCTGCCAGATGGCCGCCGGTCGCGGCATTGCCTTTGCCGAGCGGGCGCGGCTTGTCGTAGCCCATATAGATGGCGACGGCGACGTCGGGCGAGAAGCCGACGAACCAGGCGTCCTTGGCCTCGTTGGTGGTGCCGGTCTTACCGGCGATCGGCTTGCCGACTTCCTTGACCACGGTCGCGGTACCGGCCTGCACCACGCCTTCCATCAGCTCGGTGATCTGATAGGCGGTCATGGAATCCAGCACCTGCTCACGGCGGTCGATCAGCTGCGGCTCGGCCTGATTCTTCCAGCCGCCCGGCGCGTCGCAGCCGCGGCATTCGCGCTGGTCGTGCTTGAAGATGGTGCGGCCGTAGCGGTCCTGGATGCGGTCGATCAAGGTCGGCTTCACCCGGCGGCCGCCATTGGCGAGCATCGAGTAAGCCGTGACCATGCGCATCGCCGTCGTTTCGCCAGCGCCGAGCGCGTAGGACAGATAGTTCGGCAGCTCGTCATAGACGCCGAAGCGGCGGGCATATTCGCCGATCAAGGGCATGCCGATGTCCTGCGCGAGGCGCACCGTCACGGTGTTCAGCGACTGCCGCAGCGCGTTGCGCAGCGTCACCGGTCCCTGGAACTTGCCCGAGGAGAAGTTTTCAGGCCGCCACACGCCGGCGCCCTGGCCCTGATCGATTTCGATCGGCGCGTCGAGTACCACGGTCGACGGCGTATAGCCGTTGTCGAGCGCGGCCGAATAGACGATCGGCTTGAACGACGAACCCGGCTGCCGATAGGCCTGCGTGGCGCGATTGAACTGGCTCTGGTCGAACGAGAAGCCGCCGACCATCGCGAGCACGCGGCCGGTCCAGGGATCCATCACCACCATCGCGCCCGACACTTCGGGGATCTGACGCAGCCGGTACTGGCCCTCGACGGGCTGACCGTCCTTGTAGAGCGGATCGGCATAAATGACGTCGCCGGGCTGGAGCACCTGCGACACCGCCGTCGGCGTCTTGCCCCTTGTGCCGCCCTGCGTGGCCCGCGCCCAGCGCACGCCGTCGACCGTGACGATGCCTGTCTCGCGCTGCTTGCTGATGGCACCGCCCAGCTCGCGGCTCGGCTGGAAGCCGATGCGCGCCGACTGGTCGCTGGTTTCCAGCACCACCGCCATGCGCCATGGCGAGATGTCGGAGAGCGATTTGATCTCGGCGAGCTTCACGCCCCAGTCGCCCGAAATATCGAGCTTGCTCATGGCACCGCGATAGCCCTGCTGCTCGTCATAGTTCACGAGGCCGGCAACCATGGTCTTGCGCGCCATGACCTGGATCTTCGGATCGAGCGTGGTGCGGACAGAGAGGCCGCCCTCATACAGCTTCTTCTCGCCATAGCGCTCGAAGATGTCGCGGCGGACTTCCTCGGCGAAATATTCGCCGGCGAAAGTGTGGGCCCCGTTGGAGCGGCTGGTGACGGCGAGCGGCTCCTTGCGCGCCTTCTCGGCGTCGGCCTGCTTGATCCAGCCGTTCTCCTGGAGACGGTCGATCACATAGTTGCGGCGCTCGATGGCGCGGTCGCGGTTGCGCACCGGATGCAGGGTCGCCGGCATCTTCGGCAGCGCGGCCAGATAAGCGGCTTCCGCAACGGTGAGCTCGTTCACTGACTTATCGAAATAGACCAGCGACGCCGCCGCGATGCCGTAGGCGCCGAGGCCGAGATAGATTTCGTTCAGATACAGCTCGAGGATCTTGTCCTTCGAGTAGGTCTTCTCGATGCGCATCGCCAGCAAGGCTTCTTTGATCTTGCGCGCGAAGGAGACCTCGTTGGTCAGAAGGAAGTTCTTGGCGACCTGCTGGGTGATGGTGGAGGCGCCTTGCGGACGCCGATTCGAGCCGTAGTTCTGGATGTAAAGCAGACCGGCGCGCGCCATGCCGGTGTAGTCGATGCCGCCATGCTCGTAGAAATTCTTGTCCTCGGCCGCCAGGAACGCGTTGATCACGAGCTTGGGCACGGCCTGGATCGGCAGATACAGCCGCCGCTCCTTGGCGTATTCGCCGAGCAGCGAACCGTCGACCGCGTGCACGCGGGTCATCACCGGCGGCTCGTAATCCTGAAGCTGAGAGTAGTCCGGCAAGTCCTTGGAGAAATGCCAGATCAGGCCTGCCACGGCCCCGACACCGACAAGGAACACCACTGTTCCCGCGGCGAACAGGAAGCCCATGAACCGCACCAGCAAGCGCATTATGTGTTTATCCGTTCAAACTCTGGATCAGCCCAGTATCAGCCCCTTGGCACCCCAAACAGGGGCCAACCCTTACGTCACGAATTCACCGGCTTACGCAATCACATCAGTGCCGGATTTTAGACGCCTGCCGAGCGGGATTCTCTCTCCGATTCCGGAACCCCCTGCGGCATTTTTATAAAGCGCCCGCTGTGGCCAAACTAGGGCTTTTGCGGCGGGACGGAAAAACCCTTTCAGTTCGAAGACCCCCGGTCGTCAATTTGACGATCCCCACGTCGTCAATTTGACGATCCCCGGGTCGTCAATTTGACGATCCCGCCGTGGCCATCCGCTTGGCCAAAAACCCGTCGATCGCCTGCGCCATGGACCCCACGGCGCGGGAGCGCCAGCCCTCGGAGACCAGGTGCTCGAGGTCGCCCTTGTTCGAGACATAGCCGATCTCGACCAGCACCGAGGGCACGTCGGGCGCCTTCAGGACCCGGAAGCCGGCCGACTTCAGGGGATGCTTGTGCATCCGCACCGTTGACTTCATTTCCCCCATCAGCAGACGGGCAAAACGATTTGAAAAGGTGCGGGTTTCCCGCTGCGTGAGGTCGATCAATATGTCGGCGACGTCGGTCGGCTCCTCCGCGAGGTTGAAGCCAGCAATCGCGTCCGCCCGGTTCTCGGCGTCC from Bradyrhizobium zhanjiangense includes these protein-coding regions:
- a CDS encoding NAD(P)-dependent oxidoreductase encodes the protein MRRAQWRARRLHGRDAGAARLRHHQRRHRGRGLIMARVAFIGLGRMGHGMAGRYLDAGFTVTLWNRSKAKAEDLIARGAQWATSPEDAAIDADAVVTMVADDEASRAVWLGPKGAAKTAKAGTIGIECSTVSYDHAREMGRELNARGLIYIDCPVTGLPDAAASGKLTLLVGANAADLERARPYLDPIGSTIRHFGAVGTGTVYKLINNLLGAIQIAGLAEGLAIAEQAGLDMNLVLESIQAGVAASPQVQRHSKRMVARDFGVATFTAALRHKDAAYAVELAESLLADKPLVARAAVEAYAQAKAVMPDDDEGRMIELVSRPKKFS
- the prfB gene encoding peptide chain release factor 2 (programmed frameshift), giving the protein MRAEIERLVEEIKQSVGLLRRHLDVEKSTARLAELNKLAEDPDLWNDPQKAQKLMQERTSLEDALSGIGKVEQELEDDIGMIELGEAEGDDGVVAEAEAALKNLKKEVARRELEALLSGEADRFDSYLEVHAGAGGTESQDWAQMLLRMYTRWAETHGFKVEFLEESEGEEAGIKSATIQVSGHNAYGWLKTEAGVHRLVRISPFDSNARRHTSFSSVQVFPVIDDSIKIDIKESDVRTDTMRSGGAGGQHVNKTESAVRLTHIPTGVAVVCQAGRSQHKNRAQAWDMLRARLYEIELKKREEKAAADQAAKTDIGWGHQIRSYVLQPYQMVKDLRTGVQTSDTSGVLNGELDDFMAATLAQRAFGTTSGDIEDVD
- a CDS encoding penicillin-binding protein 1A: MRLLVRFMGFLFAAGTVVFLVGVGAVAGLIWHFSKDLPDYSQLQDYEPPVMTRVHAVDGSLLGEYAKERRLYLPIQAVPKLVINAFLAAEDKNFYEHGGIDYTGMARAGLLYIQNYGSNRRPQGASTITQQVAKNFLLTNEVSFARKIKEALLAMRIEKTYSKDKILELYLNEIYLGLGAYGIAAASLVYFDKSVNELTVAEAAYLAALPKMPATLHPVRNRDRAIERRNYVIDRLQENGWIKQADAEKARKEPLAVTSRSNGAHTFAGEYFAEEVRRDIFERYGEKKLYEGGLSVRTTLDPKIQVMARKTMVAGLVNYDEQQGYRGAMSKLDISGDWGVKLAEIKSLSDISPWRMAVVLETSDQSARIGFQPSRELGGAISKQRETGIVTVDGVRWARATQGGTRGKTPTAVSQVLQPGDVIYADPLYKDGQPVEGQYRLRQIPEVSGAMVVMDPWTGRVLAMVGGFSFDQSQFNRATQAYRQPGSSFKPIVYSAALDNGYTPSTVVLDAPIEIDQGQGAGVWRPENFSSGKFQGPVTLRNALRQSLNTVTVRLAQDIGMPLIGEYARRFGVYDELPNYLSYALGAGETTAMRMVTAYSMLANGGRRVKPTLIDRIQDRYGRTIFKHDQRECRGCDAPGGWKNQAEPQLIDRREQVLDSMTAYQITELMEGVVQAGTATVVKEVGKPIAGKTGTTNEAKDAWFVGFSPDVAVAIYMGYDKPRPLGKGNAATGGHLAAPIARDFLKLALADKPAVPFKVPAGIKLVRVVSKTGMRAGPGETGGTILEAFKPGTAPPDNYSVIGVADADGRMPASQQQQPDSGFFMRPGTGGLY